CCGAGACGGCACCGCAAGGCCAAATCACGTTACTCTGCGAAGAGTGAACTCGGAAAACTTGGGCGAGCAAAACGCTCACCCCGTTACGAGTAGGATACGAGATCGGCGTACACGCTGGACATATGAAGAGAACTGTATTTTGATGCGTGCACATTATATTGCTCTAGACCTAACTGAACGTTCAGCTAGAACATACAGACAGATCTTGCTTGAAACCTGGGAGGAAATGTGTCCGAGCAGACCCTCATATGCTCAACTGTTATCTAATAGGGTGAGATGGATGCTACGGGGAGAAAAACTGTCCCGAGCCGAGTTGGAAAGCATCAAAACTAGTTGCTATCCACTCGAGATACCAGAAGAACAGAACTCGATAGCTGAGGAAACCAACCGGCGTAGATCATCGCTGAGGATGAGACAAAGCGGACTTTATGTGAGGAGTGAGCAGGCTGAGACGATCGAACAACAGTTCCTCGAGAACCTCATGAAATTTTCTGGTATGAATCCTGAAAGTAGACCGAAGATACCACGGTTGCAGCACTCAAAGCTGATCTTGGAAACGATGAAATCTTTGAACTCGGTGATTCCTAGACATCTCGGAGAGGTTGACACGCTTACTGAACTGGTTGATGTTGTATATGCCGGAGCTGTTACGATCTGTGAATTtcatgggaaaaaaattaatgaaaacgcGGCTCAGAGACTGAATAACCCCCCTCCTTGGAAGAGACGCCTGGAACAGAAGATCGTTTTGATAAGAAGAAAAATAGGAAAACTCCATACTTACCTCCATTCTCCAAATCCATCGAACAAGGTGATCAAAGCTGCCAGGAAAACGGCCTCCGAATATAGGATAAAACGGAGAGATCCGGAGTTCAAGGAAAAAATCTTGGTGCTCTGTGATAATCTGAAACAAAAGATCAGAGCATTAGGTAGTCGCATAAGACGGTACAATGAGAGAGTCACAAGACACAAAAATAATAAGTTGTTCTTTCAAaaccaaaaaaagtttttcaggGACCTTGAACAGGGAAGTACCGAGGGGGGTGATCGACTTGAGCTTGGGGCAGCTGAGGAATACTGGGGTGAAGTTTGGTCTAAAAAGACCACATATGATCGAAATATGCCTTGGATACAAGAAGCTGAATCCAGGATCCCAACAACTCAAATGGAAGAAATTAACATCGAGGGGTCTGATATAGCAGACGTACTGAAGGGTTCTAATAACTGGGCAACTCCAGGATGCGATAATTTGCACAACTATTGGTGGAAACATTTCACCAGTGTCCACGAGATATTGTCGATACTGCTTAAAAGATCCCTTTCAGACCCCACTCTCCTCCCAAGTTACTTCACTCAGGGCCAAACATATTTGATTCTGAAGGGTGGAGAtccaaaaaatcctgaaaattaTCGCCCAATAACATGCCTCCCTGCAGTGTATAAAATATTGACAGCGATCGTCACGAAACACCTGAATAAGCACCTACGAACACATAATCTTATGGCCCCTGAGCAAGGGGGTGGGCGAATAAGAACTAAAGGCTCCAAGGAACTCCTGGTTGTagactatataatcacaaagcAGGCACGTAAGAAACTGAGAAATATTTCGGTCGCGTGGGTGGACTATCGCAAAGCCTTTGACTCGGTACCCCACTCCTGGCTGCTGAAAGTTCTTCGGATGCATGGCATCGATGAGAAGGTCATCAATCTCTTGGAGTTTCTGATGCGTACCTGGAGAACCTCCCTCTTCGTTCATAATGGAGATGAGATGAGAGGATCCAAGAATATTGAGATAAACCGGGGTGTTTTTCAAGGCGACACTCTTAGTGCGGTGTGGTTCTGTATGGCTCTCAATCCTCTAAGTATGCTACTCAGGAATACAATTTACGGATATGTCATTGACAAGCCTAGACAAGTCCGAGTCAACCATA
The window above is part of the Coccinella septempunctata chromosome 8, icCocSept1.1, whole genome shotgun sequence genome. Proteins encoded here:
- the LOC123318304 gene encoding uncharacterized protein LOC123318304, with the translated sequence MCPSRPSYAQLLSNRVRWMLRGEKLSRAELESIKTSCYPLEIPEEQNSIAEETNRRRSSLRMRQSGLYVRSEQAETIEQQFLENLMKFSGMNPESRPKIPRLQHSKLILETMKSLNSVIPRHLGEVDTLTELVDVVYAGAVTICEFHGKKINENAAQRLNNPPPWKRRLEQKIVLIRRKIGKLHTYLHSPNPSNKVIKAARKTASEYRIKRRDPEFKEKILVLCDNLKQKIRALGSRIRRYNERVTRHKNNKLFFQNQKKFFRDLEQGSTEGGDRLELGAAEEYWGEVWSKKTTYDRNMPWIQEAESRIPTTQMEEINIEGSDIADVLKGSNNWATPGCDNLHNYWWKHFTSVHEILSILLKRSLSDPTLLPSYFTQGQTYLILKGGDPKNPENYRPITCLPAVYKILTAIVTKHLNKHLRTHNLMAPEQGGGRIRTKGSKELLVVDYIITKQARKKLRNISVAWVDYRKAFDSVPHSWLLKVLRMHGIDEKVINLLEFLMRTWRTSLFVHNGDEMRGSKNIEINRGVFQGDTLSAVWFCMALNPLSMLLRNTIYGYVIDKPRQVRVNHSLYIDDLKLYGANSDQLKRLLEIVSQFSDSIGMSFGVEKCATLEVIRGKVQAPNFETTLMNQTVIPSLGVGDSYKYLGIKQALDIQTSEMKDFFRQRLLKRVTILLKSKLNARSLFTAINIWAIPTITYSFGVLTWSTTELKEMDRALRSLLVKFGVHHPHSSVIRLYLPRQQGGRGLLNLEDVHRANITSLRNYFLKKNSPFFQAIREADRNLSPLRLSEPDVQCTDQSMQQLIEEWGAMALHGRYPGCLKGEHVNKMESLTYLRAGYLYPETEGRLLAIQDQVMPTRMYQRHIAKLDIPSDRCRKCSQAPETIQHVTSSCPILAPREYLERHNNMAKIYHQKIALNLGLLQDVTPNHLYVPRTLIESARYKLYWDSALVTDRSVMHNRPDIALFDNDRRTCMLMEFTIPADDNITRAYTEKITKYGDLAFQLKEMYDLSKISILPLIMSTNGIVEAHLPENTRRLCLELDVISTSQKQVILSTTRIVRRFLRGF